Genomic segment of Eubacterium sp. 1001713B170207_170306_E7:
ACTGCTGCATCTGCAGATTTTAAAACCGGTTTATCCCAATATTAATAATAAGCGAAGCTATGAGATCGAGCGGCTTTTGAAAAAATGCCATTCTGAAATGCAAATCGTTTTGCAAAAAAAATAACCCCGGAGAATTTCTCCGGGGTTTTATTTGAATATAGATTAAACAGTTGCCATCCACAATCCATGTAGGTTACAATATTCATATGCAGCAATCACTTCATCACCAGGTGTTAAAGCGAAAACAGCTTTTGGTTCACCGCCAATTTTGAGACATTTACGCTGGCCGCCTTCTTTGGTTTCCAAATAAATCCAGGCGATATGATGTTCTTCAAGCATTGGATGAGGAACACTGCCAACTTCAACGGTCACGGTGTTTCCATCAACTTTGATGACAGGAACGTGTTTTTCCTGAGCTGCATCGACAGTATTAGGTGTTAAAATTTCCATCGGATCGCCACAGCAAACCGGTGTTACACCGCTGTCTTCGATAACACCAAAAATATTGCCGCAATGTCTACAGATATAGAATTTTGGTTTTTTGCACATAATAAAGACCTCCTATAGTCCAAATATAATCTTGAGCAGTCCGTGTAACCCACTTATCCGCTAAATGATATAATTAATTATACCACACTTTTTAAATTTTAAACGGTAAATGTCTGTAAAATTTTGCTGGAAATAGGAACAATATCAAGAAAGGAATAGTTATGGAAAAGAAATGGTTGGCGTGGGCCAAACAGCTTCAGTCAATTGCACAGGCTGGTTTGACTTATTCTACAAACAAATACGATTTAGAACGCTTTGAACAAATTCGTGATCTATCCGTTGATATTTTAAACAATTATACCGATGCCGGTGAAGAAAAAATAAGGGATTTGTTTTGTTTTGAAACAGGATATCAGACGCCAAAGGTCGATGTTCGAGGCGCGATCTTTAAACAAGATTCGATCCTTCTGGTAAAAGAAAGTATTGATGGCTGTTGGTCAATGCCAGGCGGCTGGGCCGATATCGGCCTGTCGGTTAAAGAAAATATTGAGAAGGAAGCGCGTGAAGAAGCCGGGCTGAATGTCGTGGCCCGAAAACTGGTCGGTGTATTCGACTGGGTAAAAAACGTTGATCTGCCCAACCCGTTTGCCATATATAAAACGGTTATGCTGTGCGATGTTGTCGGCGGAAAATTTCAGAAGAATATTGAGACAGAAGATGCGCGGTATTTCGATTTAAACCATTTACCGGAATTATCGAGAGGGCGTACGACAGAAGCGTTGATTGAGCTTTGCTATCAGGCGTCACAGGATAATGCTTTTATTCCAATTATTGATTAACTTTTTTCAAAATTCATCTTGACAATTTGTTTGATAATTGTTATATTATAATCGTTCCGATTTAGGGAGCGTTAGGATTAAATAAATTTATAAATTTCAAGAGAGGTATTTTGAACATGGAATTAAAAGGATCAAAAACGGAAGCGAATTTATTAACTGCATTTGCCGGCGAATCTCAGGCCCGTAACAAATATACTTATTACGCAGAAAAAGCCAGAGAAGAGGGCTACAGCCAGATTGCAGAATTGTTTGAAGAAACAGCTACAAATGAAAAAGAGCATGCAAAGCTGTGGTTTAAAATCGTACATGGCGATGAAATCCCAGACACTGCTACAAATTTAAAGGACGCTGCCGCAGGCGAAAACTATGAGTGGACAGATATGTATGCAACTTTTGCTAAAGAAGCAAAGGAAGAGGGTTTTGATAAGATTGCCTTTTTATTTGAAGCGGTCGCTAATATTGAAAACCGTCACGAACAGCGTTACTTAAAGTTGTTAAGCAATGTTGAAGAAGGAACTGTTTTTGAAAAATCGGACAAAGTGCTCTGGCAGTGCATGAAGTGCGGCTACGTTTATGAAGGCACAAAAGCTTTGAAAATGTGTCCGGTATGCAAGACCAGCGGAGCTGATTTCCAGATTTTATCTGAAAACTACTAAGATTATTAATTAGACAGTGTTTATTAGGATCTCCCGAGGTAGTCGGGAGATTTTTATTTTTAAAAGAGTATGGTATAATAAAAACAAGAAAAGCTTGGAGGGGTTATTTGATGACTGAATCGGAAATTAAAACCTTGTTTTTAGATATTGTAGGAACGCTGAATCTTTGCCGCGATGTCAATATGGAAACACCAGCTGGTGAGGTGGTTGAATATGGTATGACAATTACCGATACAGCCTTTATCACTTACCGGGAAAGCAACAGAACATTACATTTTTATGTTGACGGGAATGAACTGCTTGTTTTAAATGAGTCCAGTCCGCTTCTTTATATGATGCGTGAACTTTTTATGGAAGTAGAGGATGGAGATCCCAAAGAACTGACCAGAGCCCGATTGAGGGTTCTTGAATAAATAAAAAAAGGACAGGCTCAGAGAGCTTTCGTCCTTTTTATTATTTTTTGGTAAATGGGAAGCATATGATCCTCACGGCTGTATTTTTCAAGGCTCGCAAGGGGAATCCAGGCAACCGCGCTGTTTTCGTCCGGTTTAATGGTTAACGGCAGACGGTCATCTGCAATAAGTGAAAAAGCAACGGATAAATGCAGATGTGCGCTGACATAGCGTCCGTTTTTAAT
This window contains:
- a CDS encoding desulfoferrodoxin family protein, with protein sequence MCKKPKFYICRHCGNIFGVIEDSGVTPVCCGDPMEILTPNTVDAAQEKHVPVIKVDGNTVTVEVGSVPHPMLEEHHIAWIYLETKEGGQRKCLKIGGEPKAVFALTPGDEVIAAYEYCNLHGLWMATV
- a CDS encoding NUDIX hydrolase gives rise to the protein MEKKWLAWAKQLQSIAQAGLTYSTNKYDLERFEQIRDLSVDILNNYTDAGEEKIRDLFCFETGYQTPKVDVRGAIFKQDSILLVKESIDGCWSMPGGWADIGLSVKENIEKEAREEAGLNVVARKLVGVFDWVKNVDLPNPFAIYKTVMLCDVVGGKFQKNIETEDARYFDLNHLPELSRGRTTEALIELCYQASQDNAFIPIID
- the rbr gene encoding rubrerythrin produces the protein MELKGSKTEANLLTAFAGESQARNKYTYYAEKAREEGYSQIAELFEETATNEKEHAKLWFKIVHGDEIPDTATNLKDAAAGENYEWTDMYATFAKEAKEEGFDKIAFLFEAVANIENRHEQRYLKLLSNVEEGTVFEKSDKVLWQCMKCGYVYEGTKALKMCPVCKTSGADFQILSENY